The Exiguobacterium acetylicum genome includes a window with the following:
- a CDS encoding squalene/phytoene synthase family protein gives MNETKQLKKDANRVLKATSRTFYIPISRLSQDLQEAVGAAYLCMRAIDEIEDHEDLATDVKTMLLRETALLMRGTFSATAYLELIAPYTAHLPEVTLRLPEWIAYCPAAIRPKVLDSTAEMAEGMAVWAERDWTVETEADLDEYTYYVAGLVGVMLSDIWYWKAGIVTDKQQAIGFGRGLQAVNILRNQQEDAERGVGYFPPGWTTDTMFAYARENLAEADAYLASIPKETTIYEFCHIPLALAHGTLDALAKGKEKLSRPEVLKIVGAAVLKR, from the coding sequence ATGAATGAGACGAAGCAGCTGAAAAAAGACGCGAACCGTGTATTAAAAGCGACGAGTCGCACCTTCTACATCCCGATCAGTCGACTATCGCAAGACTTACAGGAAGCGGTCGGTGCTGCTTATCTATGCATGCGCGCCATTGATGAGATTGAAGACCATGAGGACTTGGCAACGGACGTCAAGACGATGTTGCTCCGTGAGACAGCACTATTGATGCGAGGCACGTTTTCTGCGACAGCGTATCTTGAGTTGATTGCCCCGTATACGGCGCATCTACCGGAAGTGACACTCCGTCTACCGGAGTGGATCGCCTACTGTCCGGCTGCGATTCGTCCAAAGGTCCTCGATTCGACGGCAGAGATGGCAGAAGGCATGGCTGTCTGGGCAGAACGCGACTGGACGGTCGAGACGGAAGCGGATCTTGACGAGTATACGTATTATGTCGCAGGACTCGTCGGAGTCATGTTATCTGATATCTGGTACTGGAAGGCAGGAATCGTGACTGATAAACAGCAAGCGATCGGCTTTGGTCGTGGGTTACAAGCCGTCAACATTCTCCGCAACCAACAGGAGGATGCGGAACGTGGTGTCGGATACTTCCCACCTGGTTGGACGACGGATACGATGTTCGCTTATGCGCGTGAGAACCTCGCAGAAGCCGACGCGTACCTCGCTTCGATCCCAAAAGAGACGACGATCTATGAATTTTGTCATATCCCACTTGCACTTGCGCATGGAACACTCGATGCTCTTGCAAAAGGGAAAGAAAAACTCAGTCGTCCGGAAGTCTTGAAAATCGTCGGCGCTGCCGTATTAAAACGATAA
- the csrA gene encoding carbon storage regulator CsrA — protein sequence MLVLKRKTGEAIQIGDDIELTILAIEGDQIKLGIKAPRQVDIHRKEVYLSIQEENTEASRSTGLIGQLLKQQEK from the coding sequence ATGCTCGTACTGAAACGAAAGACGGGAGAAGCGATTCAGATCGGTGACGACATCGAACTGACGATTCTTGCGATTGAAGGCGATCAAATCAAGCTCGGCATCAAAGCACCACGACAGGTCGACATCCATCGCAAAGAAGTCTACTTGTCGATCCAAGAAGAGAACACGGAAGCGTCCCGCAGTACAGGATTGATTGGACAACTCTTGAAACAACAGGAAAAATGA
- the fliW gene encoding flagellar assembly protein FliW gives MQIETDFFGTITIDETEIITFASELPGFPEAKRFILLPLGEGVPFWSFQSIDQPECAFVVTNPFWIDPEYVFELPEAAKEQLGIEDTAQVAVYTTVTLRDPFTTSTTNLRAPFVMETKQRLAKQIILDDTYTNRHLIGSLTEVGGH, from the coding sequence ATGCAGATCGAAACGGATTTTTTTGGAACCATTACGATTGACGAGACGGAAATCATCACCTTCGCGTCTGAATTACCAGGTTTTCCGGAAGCAAAACGCTTCATCTTGCTCCCGCTCGGAGAGGGTGTACCGTTCTGGTCGTTTCAATCGATTGATCAGCCGGAATGTGCCTTCGTCGTGACGAACCCATTCTGGATTGATCCAGAATACGTCTTCGAGTTACCGGAAGCAGCAAAAGAGCAACTCGGGATCGAGGATACGGCGCAAGTCGCCGTCTATACGACGGTCACGTTACGTGATCCGTTCACGACGTCGACGACGAATTTACGGGCACCCTTCGTCATGGAGACGAAACAACGCCTTGCAAAACAAATCATCTTGGACGATACATACACGAATCGTCACCTGATTGGTAGTCTGACGGAAGTAGGTGGTCACTGA
- a CDS encoding DUF6470 family protein, whose amino-acid sequence MNLPHLEMRQTAARIGMNITRPQIEQKQTPASLSIEQPRGELSIETVAARLEIDSTQAWIEMGRVPALESVRQYATYGRQKGQEAVAKGASEGDQLMRIEQGGGTVARIARANDTPPAEVTTLGFIPRSLDRVKTTYTPAEVRLSYTANRPKIDVETHRPELTVKEGQVEIYLQEQNQLNMWPVGGIFDGEG is encoded by the coding sequence ATGAATCTTCCACATCTTGAGATGCGTCAGACGGCGGCACGAATCGGAATGAACATCACACGTCCGCAAATCGAGCAGAAGCAGACACCTGCCTCCCTGTCGATCGAACAACCACGTGGGGAATTATCGATTGAAACGGTCGCAGCGCGTCTTGAGATCGATTCGACACAAGCTTGGATCGAGATGGGGCGCGTTCCTGCGCTTGAGTCCGTTCGACAGTATGCTACTTATGGACGACAAAAAGGACAGGAAGCTGTCGCAAAAGGAGCTTCCGAAGGCGATCAACTGATGCGGATCGAGCAGGGCGGGGGAACTGTCGCGCGAATTGCGAGAGCCAATGATACACCTCCTGCTGAAGTAACGACCCTCGGATTCATTCCACGGAGCCTCGATCGAGTCAAGACGACCTATACACCGGCTGAGGTACGATTAAGTTATACCGCGAATCGTCCGAAGATCGATGTCGAAACGCATCGACCGGAACTGACCGTAAAAGAAGGTCAGGTCGAGATTTACTTACAAGAACAAAATCAACTGAATATGTGGCCGGTTGGCGGCATATTCGATGGGGAAGGATAA
- the flgL gene encoding flagellar hook-associated protein FlgL encodes MRVTQTMLTKTNIGHLSSSYQRLSTLQEQLISGKKIQRPSEDPVVAMQGVRYRTEVREVEQFKKNASEATGWMDLTDSALNEVTSAMSRIRELTTQAATDTYDATQRKAIQSEVGQLIEHIGTLANTKYNEKGIFNGTKTDTPFVSMDGLRNYLASAAGPIEGVFTDGDPTGKETEAIQYEVSSGIEVQVNISPISVFGPGTFETLKTVYDALGTNADNNGAALSGMLKDIDAMLNGAVETRADLGARVNRMDLNTSRLEDQEIIAKTVMSNNEDIEAEKVIMDLKSYETLHRAALSAGARIIQPTLLDFLR; translated from the coding sequence ATGAGAGTAACACAAACGATGTTGACGAAAACAAATATCGGGCACTTATCCTCAAGCTATCAGCGCTTGAGCACGCTTCAGGAACAGCTGATCAGTGGCAAGAAGATTCAGCGTCCGTCGGAAGATCCAGTCGTTGCGATGCAAGGCGTTCGGTACCGGACGGAAGTACGGGAAGTGGAACAGTTCAAGAAAAATGCCAGCGAAGCAACCGGCTGGATGGACTTGACGGATTCTGCCCTCAACGAAGTCACGTCAGCGATGAGTCGGATTCGTGAGTTGACGACGCAAGCGGCGACGGATACGTATGATGCGACACAACGTAAAGCGATCCAGAGTGAGGTCGGTCAATTGATCGAACACATCGGGACGCTTGCGAACACGAAATACAATGAAAAAGGGATCTTCAACGGGACAAAGACGGATACACCATTCGTCTCGATGGACGGATTGCGCAATTATTTAGCCAGTGCAGCGGGACCGATCGAAGGCGTCTTCACGGATGGTGATCCGACAGGCAAGGAGACGGAAGCGATTCAGTATGAAGTCTCTTCCGGGATCGAGGTCCAAGTCAACATCTCTCCGATCAGCGTCTTCGGACCGGGAACGTTCGAAACGTTGAAAACAGTCTATGATGCGCTCGGTACGAACGCTGACAATAACGGCGCTGCCTTATCCGGGATGTTGAAGGATATCGATGCGATGCTCAACGGAGCGGTCGAGACACGTGCTGATCTCGGAGCACGCGTCAACCGGATGGATTTGAATACATCACGGCTCGAGGATCAAGAAATCATCGCAAAAACGGTTATGTCGAATAACGAAGACATCGAGGCGGAAAAAGTCATCATGGATCTAAAGTCATACGAGACGTTACACCGGGCAGCGCTTAGCGCCGGTGCACGGATCATCCAACCGACATTACTCGATTTCCTACGATAA
- the flgK gene encoding flagellar hook-associated protein FlgK translates to MGSTFMGLETGRRALTTNQWALQSTGNNIANAGTEGFSRQRLVMGTTEQLSISLGSGRNGQVGTGVRGEMLERIRDVMLDKQYRDEVTKVSYYGTKEAAFGRMEDIINEPSETGLSKAFDGFWESLQTLSTNPQDSGARSVVRQKAETLTQTFNYMAKAINQVKSDLKSEVEVSTKKVNDLLQKIHNINTEIHVVEPLGALPNALYDERDRYFDELAQYVDFEKVTVDAQAIETGQMGNALRNAEGRIDVNIKFPNGDKLLAVDSDLPKAGTLTFTTNDQGLYTGFKSETQTYTFDQLGGFSTGRLTGLIEMYGQERDGKAVGEYVKMEDQLDEMAKTFADAFNVAHATNVKKDGTAGSNAFFTSTSGEITAATISVGADIKASLDNIATSTDGNIGDSQGALKLAKMKTASITFTQSNTTTTIGSFYQNVIGNMAVSTDQVGRLGKSAAVLMESADQRRMSMSAVSIDEEMTMMIQYQHAYNAAARNITTVDEMLDKIINGMGLVGR, encoded by the coding sequence ATGGGATCGACTTTCATGGGGCTTGAGACAGGGCGTCGCGCATTAACGACGAACCAGTGGGCCCTGCAATCGACTGGAAATAACATTGCGAACGCCGGAACGGAAGGATTCTCTCGTCAGCGTCTCGTCATGGGAACGACGGAGCAACTTTCGATTTCACTTGGATCTGGACGAAATGGGCAAGTCGGCACTGGTGTCCGCGGAGAAATGCTCGAACGCATTCGGGACGTCATGCTTGATAAGCAGTACCGGGATGAAGTGACGAAGGTCTCGTATTACGGCACGAAGGAAGCAGCATTTGGACGGATGGAAGATATCATCAACGAACCGTCGGAAACGGGTCTTTCAAAAGCATTCGACGGGTTCTGGGAATCCTTGCAGACCTTGTCGACGAATCCGCAAGACTCAGGCGCACGTAGTGTCGTCCGTCAAAAAGCAGAGACTCTCACGCAAACCTTCAATTACATGGCAAAAGCCATCAATCAAGTCAAATCAGACTTAAAGAGTGAAGTCGAGGTCTCGACGAAAAAAGTCAACGACCTCTTGCAAAAAATCCATAACATCAATACGGAAATCCATGTCGTCGAACCGCTTGGTGCTTTGCCGAACGCGCTCTACGATGAACGCGATCGTTACTTCGATGAGCTTGCTCAATATGTTGATTTCGAAAAAGTGACAGTAGACGCTCAGGCGATTGAAACAGGACAGATGGGGAATGCATTACGCAACGCAGAAGGACGAATCGACGTCAATATCAAGTTTCCGAACGGCGATAAACTGCTTGCTGTCGACTCCGATCTGCCGAAAGCTGGTACACTGACGTTCACGACGAACGATCAGGGACTGTATACAGGCTTTAAGTCTGAGACACAGACGTACACGTTTGATCAGCTAGGTGGCTTCTCAACAGGACGTTTAACAGGATTAATCGAAATGTACGGACAAGAACGAGACGGAAAAGCTGTCGGGGAATACGTCAAGATGGAAGACCAACTCGATGAAATGGCAAAGACATTCGCGGATGCCTTTAACGTAGCACACGCAACGAACGTGAAAAAAGATGGTACAGCGGGATCGAATGCTTTCTTCACGTCAACAAGTGGCGAAATCACGGCAGCAACGATTTCAGTCGGTGCAGACATCAAAGCAAGTCTCGATAACATCGCGACGTCGACGGACGGTAATATCGGGGATAGCCAAGGGGCATTGAAACTAGCCAAGATGAAGACGGCGAGCATCACATTCACGCAATCGAACACGACGACGACAATTGGCTCATTCTATCAGAATGTCATCGGTAACATGGCGGTCTCAACCGATCAGGTCGGACGCCTCGGTAAGAGTGCCGCTGTCTTAATGGAAAGTGCGGATCAGCGCCGTATGTCGATGTCTGCCGTCTCGATTGATGAAGAGATGACGATGATGATTCAGTATCAACATGCTTATAATGCAGCAGCACGAAATATTACAACCGTCGATGAGATGCTTGATAAAATCATCAACGGTATGGGACTTGTAGGACGGTGA
- a CDS encoding flagellar protein FlgN gives MQLINQLNEAHAQLLALAEEKKQVLIANDMRRLSEIVKEEPVHIKRIEGLEQERLALMGSVTMTEWIKTHPEDVDSLRTLLQTIGQLRQLNTLNAELLEQSLHYLDWHLQLLIPEADDFTYGQSALNQTHFNRNA, from the coding sequence ATGCAACTCATCAATCAGCTCAATGAGGCGCACGCTCAATTGCTTGCGCTCGCAGAAGAGAAGAAGCAGGTCTTGATCGCAAATGACATGCGCCGCTTGTCTGAAATCGTTAAGGAAGAACCTGTACATATCAAGCGAATCGAAGGACTAGAACAAGAACGACTCGCACTCATGGGAAGCGTGACGATGACAGAGTGGATCAAGACGCACCCGGAAGATGTCGACTCGCTCCGAACGTTGTTGCAGACAATTGGTCAACTGCGACAGCTCAACACACTAAACGCAGAGTTACTAGAACAATCCCTGCACTATTTGGATTGGCACCTCCAACTCTTGATTCCGGAAGCGGACGACTTCACATATGGACAATCCGCACTGAACCAGACACACTTCAATCGAAACGCGTAA
- the flgM gene encoding flagellar biosynthesis anti-sigma factor FlgM has translation MRIDSTKWVNMPKTYERTQSVEGTKNQRTNRPDEVSISTEARARFNETQTSRTEKIESLKQAIQDGTYKPDAKKIAERFLNL, from the coding sequence ATGCGAATTGATTCTACGAAATGGGTGAACATGCCCAAAACGTACGAAAGAACTCAATCAGTAGAAGGAACAAAAAACCAACGCACGAATCGTCCTGACGAAGTCAGTATCTCAACAGAAGCGCGTGCGCGTTTCAACGAGACACAGACGTCACGGACTGAAAAGATTGAATCCCTCAAACAGGCGATCCAGGATGGAACCTATAAACCGGATGCGAAAAAAATCGCGGAACGTTTCTTGAACCTGTAA
- a CDS encoding ComF family protein, which yields MYRFKFLGDTALLEMFTDDLKKVKIKQAVLVPIPLSIERLADRRFNQAEAIARQMRGKIVPYLSRVDGPAQSKAGRQARLARSNPFCVSGDVRGKNIVLIDDVYTTGVTLRQAMIRLKEAGAKEISAVTLFRSV from the coding sequence ATGTACCGGTTCAAGTTTCTCGGTGATACCGCGTTGCTTGAGATGTTTACCGATGACTTGAAGAAGGTAAAAATCAAACAAGCTGTTCTTGTGCCGATACCGTTAAGCATCGAGCGTCTCGCGGACCGTCGTTTCAATCAAGCAGAAGCGATCGCACGCCAGATGCGTGGAAAAATCGTTCCTTACTTGAGTCGAGTCGATGGACCAGCCCAAAGCAAGGCAGGTCGACAAGCACGACTTGCACGCAGCAATCCGTTTTGCGTCTCTGGAGACGTCAGGGGCAAGAACATCGTGCTCATTGATGACGTCTATACGACCGGTGTAACGCTTCGTCAAGCGATGATTCGGCTGAAGGAAGCAGGAGCAAAAGAAATTTCTGCTGTAACTTTATTTCGAAGTGTTTAA
- a CDS encoding helicase-related protein, which yields MDLRGRLVPVEWMDTPNETYRYMPAVTWRCQRCGALPVRGACTCGKACYYCRKCLAYGKLRSCGRLVTDRRKLDPVTPAQHGPLTLTPAQLRVAQAIQRTVLTNKRLLVHAVCGAGKTPMLFPGIADALASGRRVLVAAPRADVVRELTGHLKRAFTDASIVSLYGGSSERLELGDITVSTTHQLIHYRNCFDVVFLDEVDAFPYRLDRTLNRYVKRAMTKDAALILLSATPSFWHRRFPTVRLMRRYHGYPLPVPKLVVPYTEQIVFDWLARHAAVPRLVFVSRIAELERWQKRFATAGYDVEKVHAADSERVEKVQRFRQSTGILLTTTILERGVTIENVQVAILDADQGFSTAALIQISGRVGRSSAYPDGDILFCANDRSDAMYEAIHQIKKANAVRP from the coding sequence ATGGATCTTCGAGGACGACTCGTACCTGTTGAATGGATGGACACACCAAACGAAACATATCGATACATGCCAGCTGTGACGTGGCGTTGCCAAAGGTGTGGCGCGCTTCCGGTACGGGGTGCTTGTACGTGTGGAAAAGCCTGTTATTATTGTCGGAAATGTCTCGCCTACGGTAAACTGCGAAGCTGTGGACGGCTCGTGACAGATCGACGAAAACTTGATCCAGTGACACCAGCCCAACATGGACCGTTGACGTTGACGCCGGCGCAACTACGCGTTGCTCAAGCGATTCAACGAACGGTTCTAACTAACAAACGGCTTCTCGTCCATGCCGTGTGCGGCGCCGGGAAGACACCGATGCTCTTTCCGGGGATCGCCGACGCTCTCGCTAGCGGACGCCGTGTGCTTGTCGCAGCACCACGGGCAGATGTCGTTCGGGAATTGACGGGACATTTAAAACGAGCATTTACAGACGCTTCCATCGTCTCGTTGTACGGTGGTTCGTCTGAACGTCTCGAGCTCGGTGACATCACAGTTAGTACGACGCATCAATTGATTCATTACCGGAATTGTTTCGATGTCGTCTTTTTAGATGAGGTCGATGCGTTTCCGTACCGGCTTGACCGAACGCTAAATCGCTACGTCAAGCGAGCGATGACGAAAGACGCTGCACTGATCTTATTAAGTGCAACGCCTTCGTTTTGGCATCGGCGTTTTCCGACGGTGCGATTGATGCGCCGTTATCATGGGTATCCGTTACCAGTTCCGAAGCTCGTTGTACCTTATACAGAACAAATCGTGTTCGATTGGTTGGCACGTCATGCTGCTGTACCACGTCTTGTGTTCGTCTCACGCATCGCGGAACTCGAGCGATGGCAAAAACGATTCGCAACGGCAGGCTATGACGTCGAGAAAGTCCATGCTGCGGATTCGGAACGCGTTGAGAAGGTGCAGCGTTTTCGACAATCAACAGGAATCTTACTGACGACGACGATTCTTGAGCGGGGTGTGACGATCGAAAACGTTCAAGTCGCGATTCTGGATGCTGATCAAGGGTTCAGTACGGCAGCGTTGATTCAAATCAGCGGACGAGTCGGACGATCGTCGGCATATCCGGATGGTGACATTTTATTTTGCGCCAATGACCGGAGTGACGCGATGTACGAAGCAATCCATCAGATTAAGAAAGCGAACGCTGTGCGACCATGA
- a CDS encoding DegV family protein: MSQIVILTDSTAYLPTTYCEEHQVHVAPLSVIFDGDAYREGFDISVAEFYERIQTGSLPTTSQPNIGDLVASFEQLPEGTDIIGITLSSGISGTYQALHTINMMVDHVNVHPVDSRISCMPQAFLVQEAVRLRDAGATAETIVNRLETLKEQIRAYFVVDDLEHLQRGGRLSVAQAFVGSFLKIKPVLHFVDGKIVPFEKIRTFKRAVNRIEEMMKEDIHGDGTGYVIGVIHAEDSAKAEAEIAELKTLFPQARIEMSVFGPVIGTHLGPGAIGVTWYHAAE; encoded by the coding sequence ATGAGCCAGATTGTGATCTTAACGGATAGCACAGCCTATCTGCCAACTACCTATTGTGAAGAACATCAAGTGCACGTCGCACCACTTAGTGTCATCTTCGACGGTGACGCCTACCGGGAAGGGTTTGATATCTCAGTAGCTGAATTTTATGAACGCATCCAGACGGGCAGCCTCCCGACGACCTCACAACCGAACATCGGTGATCTCGTGGCGTCGTTTGAGCAGTTACCAGAAGGAACGGATATCATCGGTATTACACTATCGAGCGGGATCAGTGGAACGTACCAAGCGTTACATACGATCAACATGATGGTGGATCATGTCAACGTCCATCCAGTCGATTCACGTATTTCCTGTATGCCGCAAGCGTTTCTCGTCCAAGAAGCCGTTCGTTTGCGAGATGCAGGAGCCACGGCAGAGACAATCGTTAATCGTCTTGAGACATTGAAGGAACAGATTCGTGCCTATTTCGTCGTCGACGATCTCGAACATCTCCAGCGTGGTGGACGTTTGAGTGTCGCGCAGGCATTTGTTGGCTCGTTCCTAAAAATCAAGCCAGTCCTTCATTTCGTTGATGGAAAAATCGTTCCGTTCGAAAAGATTCGAACGTTCAAGCGGGCGGTCAACCGGATTGAGGAAATGATGAAGGAAGATATCCACGGTGACGGTACAGGGTATGTCATCGGTGTCATCCATGCTGAGGATTCTGCGAAAGCAGAAGCAGAGATCGCCGAACTGAAGACACTTTTCCCGCAGGCACGCATCGAGATGAGTGTTTTTGGACCCGTCATCGGTACACACCTCGGACCAGGGGCAATCGGTGTCACATGGTATCACGCAGCAGAATAA
- a CDS encoding response regulator, which yields MNNEQVKVVIVDDHQLFREGVKRILDFEEEFVVVAEGESGAEVISLVETHQPDIVLMDINMPQVNGVEATKRLMEVYPDVRVIILSIHDDETYVMHALGAGAVGYLLKEMATDELVNAIRSVYREGGYVHPKVTPNLLQEYRRLMKMKQTMASQPVEKRVAEAPLHVLTRRECEVLQLLADGFSNRAISDTLYISEKTVKNHVSSILRKMNVPDRTGAVVESIRRGWVVV from the coding sequence GTGAACAACGAGCAAGTGAAAGTAGTCATCGTCGACGATCATCAGTTATTCCGCGAAGGCGTTAAACGAATTCTTGATTTCGAAGAAGAGTTCGTCGTCGTAGCGGAGGGAGAAAGCGGAGCGGAAGTCATCTCGCTCGTCGAAACCCATCAACCGGATATCGTCTTAATGGATATCAACATGCCGCAAGTCAATGGTGTTGAAGCAACAAAACGTCTGATGGAAGTCTATCCGGACGTTCGTGTCATCATCTTATCGATTCATGATGATGAGACGTATGTCATGCACGCTCTTGGTGCCGGTGCAGTCGGTTACCTCTTAAAAGAAATGGCAACGGATGAACTCGTCAATGCGATTCGTTCCGTGTACCGTGAAGGTGGATACGTCCACCCGAAAGTCACGCCGAACTTGTTGCAGGAATATCGTCGTTTGATGAAGATGAAACAAACGATGGCGTCACAACCTGTTGAAAAACGGGTTGCGGAAGCACCACTGCACGTCTTGACACGTCGCGAATGTGAAGTCTTGCAATTACTGGCGGACGGATTCTCGAATCGTGCGATCAGTGACACGTTATATATCAGTGAAAAGACAGTCAAGAACCACGTTTCATCGATCCTTCGGAAGATGAATGTCCCGGACCGAACGGGTGCCGTCGTCGAATCGATCCGTCGCGGATGGGTCGTCGTCTGA
- a CDS encoding sensor histidine kinase — protein MTNEMRERLSLNDIVQNIIGVVEESREEIVRITESSREQYAEIQQELRDLKIRVHDYIKEAERLERHIKDAKARLVVVSKNFDSYSEQDVRSAYETANALQLESFINQRDEMNCRKRRDELERRLIQLDETIERADQLIGRVSVVLNFLTDDMQMMNEKYEKAMQKQEMGLKVFQSAENERRRLSRDMHDGPAQTLAHVLIRADLIEKIHQHNGAEAAFEEIHRLRTLIRDGLADIRRIIYDLRPMTLDDLGFVPTLERYLRHIQEISNIPVHFNYLGGGERIDSTYEVAVFRIVQEAVQNAVKHSKASDIRIIIEQYQHSVRIHVKDNGVGFDFDSIVASCDESFGLVGMRERIELIDGEFDIETQPGKGTVIKVKIPIEESEARGETL, from the coding sequence GGAGCGGCTATCCTTGAATGATATCGTACAGAACATCATCGGCGTCGTAGAAGAGAGTCGGGAAGAAATCGTCCGGATTACGGAAAGTTCTCGCGAACAATATGCCGAAATTCAGCAAGAATTACGCGACCTGAAGATTCGGGTGCACGACTATATAAAAGAAGCAGAACGACTCGAACGCCATATCAAGGATGCGAAAGCGCGACTCGTCGTCGTCAGTAAGAACTTCGACAGCTACTCGGAACAGGATGTCCGGTCGGCCTATGAGACTGCGAACGCATTGCAACTCGAATCGTTCATCAACCAACGAGACGAGATGAATTGCCGAAAGCGTCGCGATGAGCTCGAACGCCGACTGATTCAGCTCGATGAGACAATCGAACGAGCGGATCAATTGATTGGACGTGTCTCGGTCGTCCTCAACTTCTTGACGGACGATATGCAGATGATGAATGAAAAATATGAAAAGGCGATGCAAAAACAGGAGATGGGTTTAAAAGTCTTCCAGTCCGCCGAAAATGAACGTCGCCGCCTATCGCGCGACATGCATGATGGTCCAGCACAGACACTTGCCCACGTTTTGATCCGGGCAGATTTAATTGAAAAGATTCACCAGCACAATGGGGCAGAGGCAGCTTTTGAAGAAATTCACCGTCTGCGGACGTTGATTCGGGATGGGCTTGCCGATATCCGTCGGATTATCTATGATTTACGTCCGATGACGCTTGACGATCTCGGATTCGTTCCGACGCTTGAACGTTATCTTCGCCATATTCAAGAAATTTCGAATATTCCGGTTCACTTCAATTATTTAGGAGGCGGTGAACGCATCGATTCGACGTATGAGGTCGCCGTCTTCCGAATCGTGCAAGAAGCAGTCCAAAATGCAGTTAAGCATTCCAAAGCGAGTGACATTCGTATTATCATAGAACAATATCAACATTCCGTACGAATCCATGTGAAGGATAATGGCGTTGGATTTGATTTTGATTCCATCGTCGCGTCGTGTGACGAGTCATTCGGACTCGTCGGCATGCGTGAACGGATCGAATTGATCGATGGTGAATTCGATATCGAGACGCAGCCCGGAAAAGGTACGGTCATCAAGGTAAAGATTCCAATTGAGGAATCTGAAGCGAGAGGGGAAACACTGTGA